One stretch of Cygnus olor isolate bCygOlo1 chromosome 1, bCygOlo1.pri.v2, whole genome shotgun sequence DNA includes these proteins:
- the ZNF800 gene encoding zinc finger protein 800 isoform X2, translated as MPLRDKCCQTDHHHHGCCEPVHMLEPGDPPLLQQPLQTSKSGIQQIIECFRSGTKQLKHILLKDVDTIFECKLCRSLFRGLPNLITHKKFYCPPSLQMDDNLPDINDKQSQAINDLLEAIYPRVDKQEYIIKLEPIETNQNAVFQYVSRTDSPEENTESSSTPDQTPVQTQEPSTEQPKTVLAPAPVGETVELPPADPVTNKVTPTPEEQPPAVTPELDSLDNSDFGHQLICCLCRKEFHSRRSVRRHIRKVHKKKMEELKKYIETKKKPNQCSTKGRNKNVLVTLGRSCPVCYKSFATKANVRRHFDEVHRGLRRDSITPDIATKPGQPLFLDTVSAKKSFKTRKQKSSSKAEYNLTACKCLLCKRKYSSQIMLKRHMQIVHKITLSGKNSKREKGPNNTANGTEIKLKVEPADSVEPSPPSIALSPQNELKGTNHSNEKKSTPSAQKNKVKQDTENPKSTSKSSTKSTSKPTSKSTNASAAGGQQKTRKPKLSAGFDFKQLYCKLCKRQFTSKQNLTKHIELHTDGNNIYVKYYRCPLCSYETRRKRDVIRHITVVHKKSPRYLGKITASLEIRAIKKPIDLVLNKVTKRGPQRDETKQIGSKQDVASNSPNKKYEGADVGIEVKVTKNFSLHRCNKCGKAFARKAFLEHHKKTHKANVSHSPEENKTKGRSTRSKAVV; from the exons ATGCCTCTGAGGGACAAGTGCTGCCAGACTGACCACCATCACCATGGGTGCTGTGAGCCAG TGCATATGTTGGAACCTGGTGATCCACCGTTGTTACAGCAGCCTCTGCAAACATCAAAATCTGGTATTCAACAAATCATTGAATGTTTTCGATCAG GAACTAAACAACTTAAGCATATCTTGTTAAAAGATGTGGACACCATTTTTGAGTGTAAATTGTGCCGGAGTCTCTTCAGAGGATTACCAAATTTAATTACTCATAAAAAGTTTTATTGTCCTCCAAGTCTCCAGATGGATGATA ACCTCCCAGATATAAATGATAAACAGAGTCAAGCCATAAATGACCTCCTGGAAGCAATCTATCCAAGGGTAGACAAGCAAgaatatataattaaattagAACCTATAGAAACTAATCAGAATGCTGTATTTCAATATGTATCAAGGACTGATAGCCCAGAAGAGAACACAGAAAGTAGTAGTACCCCTGATCAAACTCCAGTACAGACACAGGAACCCAGCACTGAGCAACCCAAGACTGTTTTAGCTCCAGCTCCAGTTGGGGAGACTGTAGAATTACCTCCTGCTGATCCTGTTACAAACAAGGTGACACCTACTCCTGAAGAACAGCCTCCAGCGGTAACTCCTGAGTTGGACTCTTTGGATAATTCTGATTTTGGCCACCAGTTGATTTGTTGCCTTTGTAGAAAAGAATTTCATTCCAGACGCAGTGTACGCCGGCACATTAGAAAAgtacacaaaaaaaagatggaagagcTAAAGAAGTAcatagaaacaaaaaagaaaccaaatcaGTGCTCCACAAAGGGACGAAATAAGAACGTTCTTGTAACATTAGGTAGAAGTTGTCCTGTGTGTTATAAATCATTTGCCACAAAAGCCAACGTAAGGAGGCATTTTGATGAAGTTCATAGAGGATTAAGAAGGGATTCCATTACTCCTGATATAGCTACAAAACCTGGGCAACCTTTGTTCTTGGATACAGTTTCTGctaaaaaatcttttaagacCCGAAAACAAAAGTCGTCTTCAAAGGCTGAATACAATTTAACTGCGTGCAAATGCCTTCTGTGCAAGAGAAAATATAGTTCACAAATAATGCTGAAAAGACACATGCAAATTGTTCACAAGATAACTCTTTCTGGAAAGAACtctaaaagagagaaaggaccCAACAATACTGCCAatggaacagaaataaaactaaaagtTGAACCAGCAGATTCTGTAGAACCTTCACCCCCTTCCATTGCTCTTTCTCCACAGAATGAATTAAAGGGAACAAATCactcaaatgagaaaaaaagcactccgtcagcacagaaaaataaagttaaacaGGACACAGAAAACCCTAAATCAACCTCTAAATCATCCACTAAGTCAACCTCTAAACCAACCTCTAAATCAACCAATGCATCTGCTGCAGGTGGCCAGCAAAAAACCAGGAAGCCAAAACTTTCAGCTGGCTTTGACTTCAAGCAACTTTACTGTAAACTCTGTAAACGCCAATTTACTTCAAAACAGAACTTGACAAAACACATCGAATTACACACAGATGGGAATAACATTTATGTTAAATACTACAGGTGTCCGCTCTGCTCTTACGAAACACGTCGCAAACGCGATGTGATAAGGCATATAACTGTAGTTCATAAAAAGTCACCGCGCTACCTTGGGAAAATAACTGCAAGTTTAGAAATTAGAGCAATAAAAAAGCCAATTGATCTTGTTCTAAATAAGGTGACAAAAAGAGGCCCTCAGAgggatgaaacaaaacagattggTTCAAAACAGGATGTCGCTTCTAATTCGCCCAATAAAAAGTATGAAGGAGCTGATGTTGGCATTGAagtaaaagtaacaaaaaacttttctcttCATCGATGCAATAAATGTGGGAAAGCGTTTGCCAGAAAAGCTTTTCTAGAACATCATAAGAAAACCCATAAGGCGAATGTATCTCATTcacctgaagaaaataaaaccaaaggcAGAAGTACAAGATCTAAAGCTGTTGTCTG A
- the ZNF800 gene encoding zinc finger protein 800 isoform X1, with amino-acid sequence MPLRDKCCQTDHHHHGCCEPVHMLEPGDPPLLQQPLQTSKSGIQQIIECFRSGTKQLKHILLKDVDTIFECKLCRSLFRGLPNLITHKKFYCPPSLQMDDNLPDINDKQSQAINDLLEAIYPRVDKQEYIIKLEPIETNQNAVFQYVSRTDSPEENTESSSTPDQTPVQTQEPSTEQPKTVLAPAPVGETVELPPADPVTNKVTPTPEEQPPAVTPELDSLDNSDFGHQLICCLCRKEFHSRRSVRRHIRKVHKKKMEELKKYIETKKKPNQCSTKGRNKNVLVTLGRSCPVCYKSFATKANVRRHFDEVHRGLRRDSITPDIATKPGQPLFLDTVSAKKSFKTRKQKSSSKAEYNLTACKCLLCKRKYSSQIMLKRHMQIVHKITLSGKNSKREKGPNNTANGTEIKLKVEPADSVEPSPPSIALSPQNELKGTNHSNEKKSTPSAQKNKVKQDTENPKSTSKSSTKSTSKPTSKSTNASAAGGQQKTRKPKLSAGFDFKQLYCKLCKRQFTSKQNLTKHIELHTDGNNIYVKYYRCPLCSYETRRKRDVIRHITVVHKKSPRYLGKITASLEIRAIKKPIDLVLNKVTKRGPQRDETKQIGSKQDVASNSPNKKYEGADVGIEVKVTKNFSLHRCNKCGKAFARKAFLEHHKKTHKANVSHSPEENKTKGRSTRSKAVVWFK; translated from the exons ATGCCTCTGAGGGACAAGTGCTGCCAGACTGACCACCATCACCATGGGTGCTGTGAGCCAG TGCATATGTTGGAACCTGGTGATCCACCGTTGTTACAGCAGCCTCTGCAAACATCAAAATCTGGTATTCAACAAATCATTGAATGTTTTCGATCAG GAACTAAACAACTTAAGCATATCTTGTTAAAAGATGTGGACACCATTTTTGAGTGTAAATTGTGCCGGAGTCTCTTCAGAGGATTACCAAATTTAATTACTCATAAAAAGTTTTATTGTCCTCCAAGTCTCCAGATGGATGATA ACCTCCCAGATATAAATGATAAACAGAGTCAAGCCATAAATGACCTCCTGGAAGCAATCTATCCAAGGGTAGACAAGCAAgaatatataattaaattagAACCTATAGAAACTAATCAGAATGCTGTATTTCAATATGTATCAAGGACTGATAGCCCAGAAGAGAACACAGAAAGTAGTAGTACCCCTGATCAAACTCCAGTACAGACACAGGAACCCAGCACTGAGCAACCCAAGACTGTTTTAGCTCCAGCTCCAGTTGGGGAGACTGTAGAATTACCTCCTGCTGATCCTGTTACAAACAAGGTGACACCTACTCCTGAAGAACAGCCTCCAGCGGTAACTCCTGAGTTGGACTCTTTGGATAATTCTGATTTTGGCCACCAGTTGATTTGTTGCCTTTGTAGAAAAGAATTTCATTCCAGACGCAGTGTACGCCGGCACATTAGAAAAgtacacaaaaaaaagatggaagagcTAAAGAAGTAcatagaaacaaaaaagaaaccaaatcaGTGCTCCACAAAGGGACGAAATAAGAACGTTCTTGTAACATTAGGTAGAAGTTGTCCTGTGTGTTATAAATCATTTGCCACAAAAGCCAACGTAAGGAGGCATTTTGATGAAGTTCATAGAGGATTAAGAAGGGATTCCATTACTCCTGATATAGCTACAAAACCTGGGCAACCTTTGTTCTTGGATACAGTTTCTGctaaaaaatcttttaagacCCGAAAACAAAAGTCGTCTTCAAAGGCTGAATACAATTTAACTGCGTGCAAATGCCTTCTGTGCAAGAGAAAATATAGTTCACAAATAATGCTGAAAAGACACATGCAAATTGTTCACAAGATAACTCTTTCTGGAAAGAACtctaaaagagagaaaggaccCAACAATACTGCCAatggaacagaaataaaactaaaagtTGAACCAGCAGATTCTGTAGAACCTTCACCCCCTTCCATTGCTCTTTCTCCACAGAATGAATTAAAGGGAACAAATCactcaaatgagaaaaaaagcactccgtcagcacagaaaaataaagttaaacaGGACACAGAAAACCCTAAATCAACCTCTAAATCATCCACTAAGTCAACCTCTAAACCAACCTCTAAATCAACCAATGCATCTGCTGCAGGTGGCCAGCAAAAAACCAGGAAGCCAAAACTTTCAGCTGGCTTTGACTTCAAGCAACTTTACTGTAAACTCTGTAAACGCCAATTTACTTCAAAACAGAACTTGACAAAACACATCGAATTACACACAGATGGGAATAACATTTATGTTAAATACTACAGGTGTCCGCTCTGCTCTTACGAAACACGTCGCAAACGCGATGTGATAAGGCATATAACTGTAGTTCATAAAAAGTCACCGCGCTACCTTGGGAAAATAACTGCAAGTTTAGAAATTAGAGCAATAAAAAAGCCAATTGATCTTGTTCTAAATAAGGTGACAAAAAGAGGCCCTCAGAgggatgaaacaaaacagattggTTCAAAACAGGATGTCGCTTCTAATTCGCCCAATAAAAAGTATGAAGGAGCTGATGTTGGCATTGAagtaaaagtaacaaaaaacttttctcttCATCGATGCAATAAATGTGGGAAAGCGTTTGCCAGAAAAGCTTTTCTAGAACATCATAAGAAAACCCATAAGGCGAATGTATCTCATTcacctgaagaaaataaaaccaaaggcAGAAGTACAAGATCTAAAGCTGTTGTCTG GTTCAAGTGA